In Pantoea cypripedii, the following proteins share a genomic window:
- a CDS encoding Imm50 family immunity protein, with product MDIIISPEVKMWFDNALHKEKVVHMLGGELCVDCAEFQGFYFNEISSLKVYLIVRGIPKIHPKKWDEKRSNAIALTLGFVGIKKFKSEGNRINFICSPKIDSTVGNAVIRIENENFNFFCEAEFLDIEGITPYNDERWD from the coding sequence ATGGACATTATAATTTCCCCTGAGGTGAAAATGTGGTTCGATAATGCATTACATAAAGAAAAAGTGGTTCACATGTTGGGAGGTGAACTTTGTGTAGATTGCGCTGAATTTCAAGGATTTTATTTTAATGAAATATCTTCTCTGAAAGTTTATTTAATTGTTAGGGGTATTCCTAAAATCCATCCTAAAAAGTGGGATGAAAAAAGAAGTAATGCCATTGCATTAACTTTAGGTTTTGTAGGGATAAAGAAATTTAAATCCGAAGGAAATAGGATTAATTTTATCTGCTCTCCAAAAATTGATAGCACTGTTGGGAATGCAGTCATTAGAATTGAGAATGAAAACTTCAATTTTTTCTGTGAGGCAGAATTCCTGGATATAGAAGGAATAACACCTTACAACGATGAACGGTGGGATTAA
- a CDS encoding SymE family type I addiction module toxin, whose translation MITQFNIAGKWLNEAGLETGEVVTIRIEPNYLK comes from the coding sequence ATGATTACTCAATTCAACATCGCGGGAAAGTGGCTGAATGAGGCAGGGCTTGAGACCGGAGAAGTGGTCACGATCAGGATCGAACCAAACTACCTGAAGTGA
- a CDS encoding helix-turn-helix domain-containing protein: protein MDINVTFMHQLLIWIEANIDQKLILETVAQRAGYSQWHLQRLFRRYTGLALGAYIRERKLTASVIELLSGNTPLMHIALQFGFDSQQTYCRTFRRMFNLPPGAFRRKYQHSLPPMDGPASLLMLHSHGQQV, encoded by the coding sequence ATGGATATTAACGTGACCTTCATGCATCAGTTGCTGATCTGGATTGAAGCGAACATCGACCAAAAACTGATTCTGGAGACCGTTGCCCAGCGGGCGGGGTATTCGCAATGGCACCTGCAACGTCTGTTTCGCCGTTATACCGGCCTGGCGCTGGGTGCCTATATTCGTGAGAGGAAGTTAACCGCCTCGGTGATTGAGTTGCTCAGTGGCAACACACCGTTGATGCACATCGCTTTGCAGTTCGGTTTTGATTCGCAGCAAACCTATTGCCGTACATTCCGCCGCATGTTCAATCTGCCACCTGGCGCGTTTCGTCGTAAATATCAGCACAGTCTGCCGCCGATGGATGGCCCGGCTAGTCTGTTGATGCTGCATTCGCACGGTCAGCAGGTGTAG
- a CDS encoding AraC family transcriptional regulator, protein MLFSPADNIPFADDPRQDDLRQRLMQPDAPKVIAVSLSKELDRESHTHQHAAGQLYCLKQGLMTVNTPSGIFANPPRLVGWIPPHFEHAIVGPGRVTGWTVLIDEALATPLPDRPVLLACPALLEPLAERLATLSPDFWGSDRYNRLSEVFLDELYQASVQPLTLPLPEDPRLLQIARQLMDDPSDARTGPELARWAGLSPRSLSRHWASATGMSLAKYRQVARLLKSLQELADGKSVQQVAWQVGFENVSSYISAFRNAFGSTPGKYFATPADRANAASTD, encoded by the coding sequence ATGCTATTTAGCCCTGCCGATAACATCCCCTTCGCTGACGACCCACGCCAGGACGATCTGCGTCAGCGGTTGATGCAGCCGGATGCGCCCAAAGTCATTGCCGTGTCACTCTCCAAAGAACTGGATCGCGAAAGCCACACCCATCAGCATGCCGCCGGGCAACTTTACTGCCTGAAACAGGGGTTAATGACGGTCAACACGCCCTCTGGCATCTTCGCCAATCCGCCGCGGCTGGTAGGCTGGATTCCGCCGCACTTTGAACACGCCATCGTCGGGCCGGGGCGCGTGACAGGCTGGACGGTGCTGATTGATGAGGCGCTGGCGACACCCTTGCCGGATCGTCCGGTTCTATTAGCCTGTCCGGCACTGCTGGAGCCACTGGCAGAAAGGCTGGCGACCTTGTCGCCGGACTTTTGGGGCAGCGATCGTTACAACCGGCTGAGCGAGGTCTTTCTCGATGAACTCTACCAGGCATCGGTCCAGCCGCTTACCTTACCGTTACCTGAGGACCCGCGTCTGTTGCAGATTGCCCGCCAGCTGATGGATGACCCATCCGACGCGCGTACCGGCCCGGAGCTGGCGCGCTGGGCCGGACTCAGCCCGCGCAGCCTGAGCCGCCACTGGGCCAGCGCCACCGGCATGAGCCTGGCAAAGTATCGTCAGGTTGCGCGTTTACTGAAATCATTGCAGGAACTCGCCGACGGAAAGAGTGTGCAGCAGGTGGCATGGCAGGTCGGATTTGAAAATGTCAGCAGCTATATCAGTGCGTTCCGCAACGCCTTTGGATCAACACCGGGCAAATACTTTGCTACACCTGCTGACCGTGCGAATGCAGCATCAACAGACTAG
- a CDS encoding TrlF family AAA-like ATPase: MEYIGSKWWKFDFHTHTPVSMDYGKSDHEIKASMTPRQWLMDYISQGIECIAVTDHNSGEWIDKLKIEAETLRSEGYSIFIFPGVEISSHGNIHILGIFDPNKTSSSIAQIIGEVKYNGKPGDSDAVTECSPQEVIDIIIKRDGVAIPAHIDKPSGLCLVHKSGSTLNQILNNASAVEVIRTHAEYEAKQPDSSPLKGYINLGINLPEVLGSDAHHPNKVGRSYTWVKMGMPSIEGLKLALLDGKDSIKRSDQHKDSPNIYSDKRITSIRINGTKYCGRNEEFKIDFHPWLNCIIGGRGSGKSTILEFLRTALCRENELSQLTSNDDLFKSYSKLAQKAKTKDDDGVFLDETEIIIGYKKENVDYILSWDFKNKRSIIYRMDGENRISEEGDVASRFPVKIFSQKQIYEISKSPNYLLKLIDESSDVDFQEWEYRWHKELSSLLQHRREVRELKSNISTKGTLQGQLNDTNQKINSIEKSGHSLIFSNYQKAIIQSSKATELVNSKVETLSTLEQQLSTTQDIKTDYENIFETTENGREFISKFSELEKKLNENTLAINNLIKESNNEINAFKNWLNTSNLTNEINNSKKQYNDLVSSLQESGIKNPSDYGPLIASRKVINERLGKITLDEEKIKKNNEIISNSYRELIKLRKEITEKRKIFLSKLNINDGSIKVNIEFCGDNQHLDSGFRNVIGRNDATYSNEIYNDEEKGFLNVLHNKIKEKGDNQDEIISLIGELKKPFFDKTLDNILGVSIGKRFSDLRSNIPDEMIDLLIGWFPNDAISVKFRDGKRFKDISQGSAGQKAATVLAFLLSYGNDPLILDQPEDDLDNQLIYELIVRKIKENKKNRQILVVTHNANIVVNGDSELVVALSQQTGLTKTSSNGCLQERAVRHAICEIMEGGRDAFHQRYRRIINS, from the coding sequence ATGGAGTACATAGGGTCAAAATGGTGGAAATTTGATTTTCATACTCACACACCAGTCTCAATGGATTACGGGAAGTCAGATCACGAAATCAAAGCTTCAATGACACCCCGACAATGGCTGATGGATTATATTAGCCAAGGCATAGAATGCATTGCAGTAACTGATCACAACTCTGGTGAATGGATTGACAAACTAAAAATCGAAGCAGAAACATTGAGGTCAGAAGGGTACTCAATTTTCATTTTCCCCGGCGTTGAAATTTCTAGTCATGGTAATATTCATATACTAGGTATTTTTGACCCTAACAAGACTAGCAGTTCAATTGCACAGATAATTGGTGAGGTTAAATACAATGGAAAGCCAGGGGACAGTGATGCAGTTACGGAATGCAGCCCTCAAGAAGTTATTGACATAATAATAAAAAGAGACGGAGTTGCAATTCCCGCGCACATTGACAAACCGAGTGGGCTTTGCTTAGTTCATAAATCAGGCTCAACTTTGAATCAAATCCTCAATAATGCTTCTGCTGTTGAAGTCATCAGAACACATGCTGAATATGAAGCAAAACAGCCTGATAGCAGTCCATTAAAGGGATATATCAATCTGGGTATCAACTTGCCTGAAGTTTTAGGTTCAGATGCTCATCATCCGAATAAAGTCGGACGTTCTTATACATGGGTCAAGATGGGTATGCCTTCTATTGAAGGTTTAAAATTAGCACTATTGGATGGTAAGGATTCAATTAAAAGATCTGACCAACATAAGGACTCCCCAAATATATACTCCGATAAAAGAATAACATCGATAAGAATAAATGGAACTAAATATTGTGGAAGGAATGAAGAATTTAAAATAGACTTCCACCCTTGGTTAAACTGTATCATCGGCGGAAGGGGAAGTGGTAAATCTACTATTTTGGAATTTCTGAGAACTGCTCTTTGCAGAGAAAATGAATTATCTCAATTAACATCCAACGATGACTTGTTCAAGTCTTATTCTAAACTTGCCCAAAAAGCAAAAACAAAAGATGATGATGGAGTTTTTTTGGATGAAACAGAAATAATCATTGGCTATAAAAAAGAAAATGTAGATTATATATTATCATGGGACTTCAAGAATAAAAGAAGCATAATATACAGGATGGATGGTGAAAATAGAATTTCAGAAGAAGGCGATGTTGCAAGCCGATTCCCTGTTAAGATATTTAGCCAAAAACAAATTTATGAAATATCAAAATCCCCAAATTATCTTTTAAAGTTGATAGACGAATCATCAGACGTTGATTTTCAAGAATGGGAATATAGGTGGCATAAAGAACTCTCGAGTTTACTACAACACAGGAGAGAGGTCAGGGAACTAAAATCAAACATTTCTACTAAAGGGACTCTTCAAGGACAACTAAATGATACTAACCAGAAGATAAACTCAATTGAGAAATCAGGTCACAGTTTAATTTTTTCCAACTATCAAAAAGCTATAATTCAAAGCAGCAAAGCAACAGAATTGGTAAATTCAAAAGTTGAAACACTCTCAACACTTGAACAACAATTATCAACCACACAGGATATTAAAACAGATTACGAAAATATATTTGAAACTACAGAAAATGGAAGAGAGTTCATTTCAAAATTCAGTGAACTTGAAAAAAAACTCAATGAAAACACTCTAGCCATTAACAATCTCATCAAAGAAAGCAATAATGAAATAAATGCATTTAAAAATTGGCTTAACACATCAAATTTAACCAATGAGATAAACAACAGCAAAAAACAATATAATGATTTAGTTAGTTCCCTACAAGAAAGTGGAATAAAAAACCCTAGTGATTATGGCCCACTCATTGCCTCAAGAAAGGTTATTAATGAACGACTTGGCAAAATAACCCTTGACGAGGAAAAAATAAAGAAAAATAATGAAATAATTTCAAATAGTTACAGAGAGCTTATCAAGCTAAGAAAGGAAATAACAGAAAAACGCAAGATCTTCTTAAGTAAGTTAAATATTAATGATGGTAGTATAAAAGTAAATATTGAATTTTGTGGAGACAACCAACATTTAGACAGTGGGTTCAGAAATGTAATCGGAAGAAACGACGCTACTTATTCAAATGAAATCTATAATGATGAAGAAAAAGGATTCCTTAACGTTCTCCACAACAAAATAAAAGAAAAAGGTGATAATCAAGATGAAATTATCAGTTTGATTGGCGAATTAAAAAAACCCTTTTTTGATAAAACACTAGATAACATCTTAGGTGTCAGTATTGGAAAGCGTTTTTCAGATCTTAGGAGTAACATTCCTGATGAGATGATTGATCTTCTCATAGGATGGTTCCCCAACGATGCTATTAGTGTAAAATTTCGTGATGGCAAACGGTTTAAAGACATTTCGCAAGGATCCGCTGGGCAAAAAGCGGCCACAGTGCTCGCTTTCCTATTATCTTATGGCAATGATCCTCTTATACTAGATCAACCCGAGGATGATTTAGACAACCAACTTATTTACGAATTAATCGTTAGAAAAATAAAAGAGAACAAGAAAAATAGACAAATTTTAGTTGTTACCCACAATGCTAATATTGTTGTTAATGGTGATTCTGAGCTGGTTGTTGCCCTGAGCCAACAGACAGGGCTTACTAAAACCTCATCAAATGGATGTCTACAGGAACGTGCGGTTCGTCATGCAATCTGTGAGATTATGGAAGGAGGTAGGGATGCTTTCCACCAGAGGTACAGAAGAATCATTAATTCCTAG
- a CDS encoding ogr/Delta-like zinc finger family protein — translation MMRCPFCRHSSHVKSSRYLSEQVKESYHQCTNLECSSTFKTHENIVKVITRPPEPEQPPAPPPPPPQRQPQTLGRYGSAFRH, via the coding sequence ATGATGCGCTGCCCGTTCTGCCGCCATTCTTCGCACGTTAAAAGCAGTCGCTATCTTTCTGAACAGGTAAAGGAGTCTTACCATCAGTGCACCAACCTGGAATGCTCCAGTACCTTCAAGACGCATGAAAATATCGTGAAAGTCATCACCCGGCCACCAGAGCCGGAACAGCCCCCGGCTCCACCGCCACCGCCGCCCCAGCGGCAACCTCAGACGCTGGGACGCTACGGTTCTGCATTCCGGCACTGA
- a CDS encoding TOPRIM and DUF927 domain-containing protein gives MTAQSVSDIAAAARGHWTVVFQLLGFSVPDGGRHGPCPKCEGKDRFRMDDLEGRGTWICSHCGNGDGLDLVKLVTGKGVKQAAQEVAQVLDVRDVQDMPVKPARQKAPKRDMPATVEALVKASHTGESVYLTGKGFAGYPGCLTGSAQRISGTTFPAGSLLLPLTTADGAVTGAQLVAPTGEKSLLPGSTMKGAFVALSPLPPEPPVQAVITEGYATALTVSQITTGCVVAAISAGNLPNVAQALRARWPETKIVIAGDNDFQDGGENPGRAFAEKAAKAVSGWVSLPPGEIKADWNDFHREHGVTRAREAFRNGLVLCGEGRTQLPHGFRLTQEYLWYEKQVQRNGETEIQNVKICNPLRVTAITCDADGGNFGRLLEWEDTWGERRRWAMPMEMLSGSGEELRRVLLVNGLSYISTTGEARARLMEYISLCKPERRVTCVSRTGWHGQVYVLQDEVSGEGADGVILQTTSVQGRDFRVSGTVEEWRENVARFCTGNSRVAFAVSLAFAAPLLRLVGMDGGGYHLKGESTDGKTTTMKAATSVCGGPDYWQTWRATGNALEGCASRRNDAAMMLDEIREVDGREAGNIAYMLANGQGKGRAGTDGELRTRKQWRLLFFSTGELSLTEHAAKAGERTFAGMEVRMIQIPSDSGKFGVFEELHGFESGKALAEHLEWATASYYGAPFREWLKALTADLNGLTAQAKALMKEYTAALTPQDAGNQVGRAVNRFALVAMAGELATRLGITGWQEGEALRATRVCLSAWLKDRGHTANQEDIAALEQVRSFFTANQYSRFADWHDERNRPGNMVGWRRVEKGSTAQGTEAVTTFYVMPSGWKEICRGFDPRKVARLCADRGYLLAANDGKLQTSIRPPEMNVRRLYVFNSEVPG, from the coding sequence ATGACAGCACAGTCAGTATCAGACATTGCTGCCGCTGCGCGCGGTCACTGGACGGTCGTTTTTCAGTTGCTCGGCTTCAGCGTGCCGGACGGCGGCAGGCACGGCCCCTGCCCGAAGTGCGAAGGTAAAGACCGTTTCCGCATGGATGACCTTGAGGGGCGGGGTACGTGGATTTGCAGCCACTGCGGCAACGGTGACGGCCTTGACCTGGTGAAGCTGGTGACAGGCAAAGGCGTGAAACAGGCCGCGCAGGAGGTGGCACAGGTGCTCGATGTTCGTGATGTGCAGGACATGCCGGTTAAGCCAGCCAGGCAGAAAGCCCCGAAACGGGACATGCCCGCCACGGTGGAGGCGCTGGTGAAAGCCAGCCACACGGGCGAAAGTGTTTATCTGACCGGCAAAGGCTTTGCCGGTTATCCGGGATGCCTCACCGGCAGTGCGCAACGCATCAGCGGCACAACCTTTCCGGCGGGTTCCCTGCTGCTGCCACTGACCACAGCAGACGGTGCAGTGACCGGCGCGCAGCTTGTTGCACCCACAGGTGAGAAAAGCCTGCTGCCGGGAAGCACCATGAAGGGCGCGTTTGTGGCGCTCAGCCCGCTGCCGCCAGAGCCACCGGTGCAGGCTGTGATTACCGAAGGGTACGCCACAGCGCTGACCGTGAGCCAGATTACAACCGGGTGCGTCGTGGCCGCTATATCTGCGGGCAACCTGCCGAACGTGGCGCAGGCGCTGCGGGCGCGCTGGCCGGAGACGAAGATTGTCATCGCCGGTGACAACGACTTTCAGGACGGCGGTGAGAACCCCGGCAGAGCGTTTGCGGAGAAGGCAGCAAAAGCCGTCAGTGGCTGGGTGAGTCTGCCACCGGGTGAAATTAAAGCCGACTGGAACGATTTTCACCGGGAACACGGCGTGACCCGCGCCCGTGAAGCCTTCCGTAACGGTCTGGTGCTGTGCGGTGAGGGCCGCACGCAACTGCCGCACGGATTCCGGCTGACTCAGGAATACCTCTGGTACGAAAAGCAGGTGCAGCGCAACGGTGAGACAGAAATCCAGAACGTGAAAATTTGTAACCCGCTACGCGTCACGGCCATTACCTGCGACGCTGACGGCGGCAACTTTGGCCGCCTGCTGGAATGGGAGGATACATGGGGCGAGCGTCGCCGCTGGGCCATGCCGATGGAAATGCTGAGTGGCAGCGGCGAGGAGCTGCGCCGGGTGCTGCTGGTCAACGGCCTGTCATACATCAGCACCACCGGCGAGGCCCGCGCCCGCCTGATGGAATACATCTCACTGTGCAAACCGGAGCGCCGCGTCACCTGCGTGAGCCGCACCGGCTGGCACGGTCAGGTTTACGTCCTCCAGGATGAGGTCAGCGGCGAAGGTGCCGACGGCGTCATTCTCCAGACCACCTCCGTGCAGGGACGCGACTTCCGCGTATCCGGCACGGTGGAGGAGTGGCGCGAAAATGTGGCGCGCTTCTGCACCGGCAACTCCCGCGTGGCGTTTGCGGTAAGCCTCGCCTTTGCCGCCCCGCTGCTGCGTCTGGTCGGCATGGACGGCGGCGGCTACCACCTCAAGGGTGAATCGACGGACGGCAAAACCACCACCATGAAGGCGGCGACATCCGTATGCGGCGGGCCGGACTACTGGCAGACATGGCGCGCGACCGGCAACGCGCTGGAGGGCTGCGCCAGCCGTCGCAACGACGCGGCCATGATGCTTGACGAAATCCGCGAGGTGGACGGGCGCGAAGCAGGCAACATCGCCTACATGCTGGCAAATGGTCAGGGCAAGGGCCGTGCCGGTACGGACGGCGAGCTACGTACCCGTAAGCAGTGGCGGCTCTTGTTCTTCTCCACCGGCGAGCTGTCACTGACTGAGCACGCCGCGAAAGCCGGTGAGCGCACCTTTGCCGGAATGGAAGTGAGAATGATTCAGATACCCAGCGACTCCGGGAAATTCGGCGTGTTTGAAGAGCTGCACGGCTTTGAGAGCGGCAAGGCACTGGCCGAACATCTGGAATGGGCCACGGCCAGCTATTACGGCGCGCCGTTCCGCGAGTGGCTGAAAGCGCTGACCGCAGACCTGAACGGATTGACGGCGCAGGCAAAGGCGCTGATGAAGGAGTACACCGCCGCCCTCACTCCACAGGATGCGGGCAATCAGGTGGGCCGTGCGGTAAACCGTTTTGCCCTGGTGGCAATGGCCGGAGAGCTGGCAACCCGGCTCGGCATTACCGGCTGGCAGGAGGGTGAAGCGCTGCGGGCAACCCGCGTGTGCCTCAGTGCCTGGCTGAAAGACCGGGGGCATACCGCCAACCAGGAAGATATTGCCGCACTGGAGCAGGTGCGCAGCTTCTTCACCGCTAACCAGTACAGCCGCTTTGCCGACTGGCACGACGAGCGCAACCGCCCCGGCAACATGGTGGGCTGGCGCAGGGTGGAGAAAGGCAGCACGGCACAGGGCACGGAGGCAGTCACGACGTTCTATGTCATGCCGTCCGGGTGGAAAGAAATCTGCCGGGGCTTCGATCCGCGCAAGGTGGCGCGTCTCTGCGCCGACCGGGGCTATCTGCTGGCAGCCAATGACGGCAAGCTCCAGACCAGTATACGCCCGCCAGAGATGAACGTGCGCAGGCTCTATGTCTTTAACAGCGAGGTGCCGGGTTAA
- a CDS encoding DUF5375 family protein yields the protein MNQPQVSIFPAELTTALYRRAIATAWREKRLAETGSETHGPHRLTVERIEMAIALHIESAMVNEHGEARGAAVALALLTDMLEPSLLTAPPVLTARGCEVMTALYCTLPAAFDDFCDTGVSLYRH from the coding sequence ATGAACCAGCCACAGGTTTCTATTTTTCCGGCAGAACTTACCACTGCCCTTTATCGTCGAGCCATCGCCACCGCCTGGCGGGAAAAGCGCCTCGCCGAAACCGGTAGCGAGACGCATGGCCCGCACCGCCTGACGGTCGAGCGTATAGAAATGGCCATCGCCCTGCACATTGAAAGCGCGATGGTAAATGAGCACGGCGAGGCACGGGGCGCAGCGGTTGCGCTGGCCCTGCTCACCGACATGCTGGAACCGTCGCTGCTGACCGCCCCCCCCGTACTGACAGCACGGGGTTGTGAGGTGATGACGGCACTGTACTGCACACTTCCGGCGGCGTTTGATGACTTCTGTGACACCGGCGTGTCGCTGTACCGGCATTAA
- a CDS encoding host cell division inhibitor Icd-like protein — translation MATSKSTWIFAAINRSQLSCRPVMLRITAGDEQSARRRLAADYILLFAGRLPCLGGRHA, via the coding sequence ATGGCTACATCAAAGTCTACCTGGATATTTGCGGCAATCAACCGTTCTCAGTTGTCCTGTCGCCCCGTCATGCTGCGTATCACTGCCGGTGATGAGCAGAGCGCCCGTCGCCGTCTGGCTGCTGATTACATTCTGTTATTTGCGGGCCGCCTGCCCTGCCTCGGAGGCCGTCATGCGTGA
- a CDS encoding helix-turn-helix transcriptional regulator, protein MTPTHDFLTTQRPPMDALIDMKFITADCLLSDKWIYRLISQNRFPHPIKIGRMSRWRAADYYGWRDQHEVSSVEKFEGMRKQARQLQQARI, encoded by the coding sequence ATGACCCCTACCCATGATTTTTTGACCACACAGCGCCCTCCGATGGATGCCTTGATCGATATGAAGTTCATCACTGCTGACTGCCTGCTAAGTGACAAATGGATTTATCGTTTAATTTCACAGAATCGTTTTCCCCACCCTATAAAAATTGGACGCATGTCGCGCTGGCGTGCTGCCGACTATTACGGATGGCGCGATCAGCATGAGGTGAGTTCAGTCGAGAAATTTGAGGGGATGAGAAAACAGGCAAGACAGTTGCAACAGGCAAGGATTTAA
- a CDS encoding tyrosine-type recombinase/integrase, which yields MPLTDVKVRTAKPLDKPYKLADGGGLYLLVNPNGSRYWRMKYRVLGREKLLSIGVYPDVPLAVARQKRDEARRSLAAGDDPGAMKKAEKQAKKIATANTFEAIAREWHKAKADRWSLRYREEILSTFEKDIFPFIGMKPIADIKPLELLETLKRMEKRGALEKMRKVRQRCGEVFRYAIITGRAEYNPAPDLASALAIHKKQHLPFLTAQELPAFLNDLAGYTGSVITKTATYLIMYTGVRTQELRFARWQDIDLDKAVWEVPAEHMKMRRPHKVPLSNQAVFLLKQLKPITGHYPLVFIGRNDPRKPISKESINQVIELLGYKGRLTGHGFRHTMSTILHEQGYDSAWIEMQLAHVDKNAIRGAYNHAQYFDGRREMMQWYADYLTPNGGV from the coding sequence ATGCCCTTAACTGACGTCAAGGTGCGCACAGCAAAACCGCTGGATAAGCCCTACAAGCTCGCAGACGGCGGCGGCCTGTACTTACTGGTCAATCCCAATGGTTCCCGCTACTGGCGAATGAAGTACCGCGTTTTAGGACGTGAGAAATTACTATCTATCGGCGTCTATCCTGACGTACCACTTGCAGTTGCTCGCCAGAAACGAGATGAGGCCAGGCGAAGTCTCGCGGCTGGAGATGATCCGGGAGCGATGAAAAAAGCCGAAAAACAAGCAAAAAAAATCGCTACTGCAAATACGTTCGAAGCGATCGCGAGGGAGTGGCACAAAGCTAAAGCTGACCGCTGGTCACTTCGCTATCGTGAGGAGATTCTAAGCACGTTCGAAAAGGATATTTTTCCCTTTATAGGTATGAAGCCTATTGCTGACATTAAGCCGCTGGAACTGCTTGAAACGCTTAAAAGAATGGAAAAGCGCGGTGCATTAGAAAAGATGCGTAAGGTGCGCCAACGCTGCGGAGAAGTCTTTCGCTATGCGATTATTACGGGCAGAGCTGAATATAATCCAGCACCCGACCTGGCAAGCGCATTAGCTATACATAAAAAACAGCACTTGCCGTTTTTAACTGCTCAGGAACTCCCAGCATTCTTAAACGATCTGGCTGGATATACCGGAAGTGTTATAACTAAAACAGCTACTTATTTAATCATGTATACGGGTGTAAGAACTCAGGAGTTACGCTTCGCTCGCTGGCAAGATATCGATCTCGATAAGGCAGTATGGGAAGTACCAGCAGAACATATGAAGATGCGTCGCCCTCATAAAGTTCCGCTATCGAATCAGGCTGTATTTCTACTCAAACAACTTAAACCGATAACCGGTCATTATCCGTTAGTATTTATTGGCCGGAATGATCCACGTAAGCCTATTAGCAAAGAAAGCATTAATCAGGTCATTGAGCTATTGGGCTATAAGGGAAGACTGACCGGGCATGGCTTCAGGCATACTATGAGTACAATCTTGCATGAGCAAGGCTATGACTCTGCATGGATAGAAATGCAATTGGCCCATGTGGATAAAAATGCCATCAGGGGAGCTTACAACCATGCGCAATATTTTGATGGCCGTAGAGAAATGATGCAGTGGTATGCAGATTATTTAACCCCAAATGGAGGTGTATAA